One genomic segment of Erpetoichthys calabaricus chromosome 7, fErpCal1.3, whole genome shotgun sequence includes these proteins:
- the npy1r gene encoding neuropeptide Y receptor type 5: MDFRNTNGSEIMMENETSTLFSLNFPSWEDFNSSIDDIRYFVIGLYTFISLLGLFGNVLVLLALIKKWKEKTVINFLVGMLAFSDILVVIFCSPFTLTCVLLDHWVFGDIMCHIVPFLQCVSVMVSTLVLMSIAMVRYHMISHPLSRHLTVNNGYLLVIIIWSLGLSICSPLPIFHKIVDPSETFHLDSWKNKQLCIESWPSSSYRIAFTISLLFVQYILPIVCLTISHASVCRRVCSSIPNPQVRPEENEMINLTLQQPEGQSCSSPQLSNSERLMLAIPKKQKRRYSKKTCSVVPAIYNHDSGCNGQPNYRQRSQNPSNGALLPGVPVCFELKTEENADLQKVLHLSKSVTRMKKRSKSVFYRLTIVILAFAISWMPLHIFHLVTDFSANLISSRHFKLVYCICHLLGMLSCCLNPILYGFLNNGIKADLMSLIKCFPAS; encoded by the coding sequence ATGGATTTCCGCAACACCAATGGAAGTGAGATCATGATGGAGAATGAAACATCCACTTTGTTCAGCTTAAACTTCCCATCTTGGGAAGACTTCAACAGCAGCATCGACGACATCCGTTACTTTGTGATCGGTCTTTACACCTTCATAAGTCTCCTTGGACTTTTTGGAAACGTTCTTGTACTGCTAGCACTgataaagaaatggaaagagaagaCCGTGATTAACTTTTTGGTGGGCATGTTGGCATTTTCAGACATTCTGGTCGTCATATTTTGTTCACCTTTTACGTTAACCTGTGTTCTGCTTGATCACTGGGTGTTTGGGGACATCATGTGCCATATTGTGCCCTTCCTGCAGTGTGTGTCCGTCATGGTCTCAACGTTAGTCCTTATGTCCATAGCAATGGTTAGATACCACATGATAAGTCATCCTTTATCTCGACAtctaacggtaaacaacggatATCTGCTTGTGATTATTATCTGGTCTTTAGGCCTATCTATCTGCTCTCCTTTGCCCATTTTCCACAAAATTGTTGACCCAAGTGAAACATTCCATCTGGATTCttggaaaaataaacagttgtgCATTGAGTCCTGGCCTTCAAGTTCCTACAGAATCGCATTCACCATCAGCCTGCTCTTTGTTCAGTACATTCTGCCAATCGTCTGCTTGACCATAAGCCATGCCAGCGTCTGCCGAAGAGTCTGCAGCAGCATCCCCAACCCACAGGTCCGAcctgaagaaaatgaaatgatcaaCTTGACCCTGCAGCAGCCAGAAGGCCAAAGTTGTTCCTCGCCACAGCTCTCAAACTCTGAAAGACTCATGCTGGCGAtaccaaaaaagcaaaaaaggagaTACAGTAAAAAAACCTGCAGTGTGGTCCCGGCCATATACAATCATGATTCAGGGTGCAATGGGCAGCCAAATTATAGACAAAGGAGCCAGAACCCCTCAAATGGTGCCCTCCTGCCTGGGGTACCTGTGTGTTTTGAACTGAAAACCGAGGAAAACGCAGACTTGCAGAAGGTCCTCCACCTTTCAAAGTCTGTCACAAGGATGAAGAAGCGCTCAAAGAGTGTCTTCTACAGGCTTACCATTGTCATCTTAGCGTTTGCTATCAGCTGGATGCCACTTCACATTTTTCACCTTGTAACTGATTTCAGTGCAAATCTCATCTCCAGCCGGCACTTCAAGCTCGTGTACTGCATTTGCCATCTGCTGGGAATGCTGTCATGTTGTCTTAATCCAATTTTATATGGGTTCCTCAACAATGGGATCAAAGCTGATTTAATGTCTTTAATTAAATGTTTCCCTGCATCCTAA